The Pedosphaera parvula Ellin514 genomic sequence AGTCGCAGAATGTGAAGGTGAGCTCATACACAGTCCTCTTGTTAACTTGCACATTCGTCGCCGTTTTGCTGACCAATCGTCCTTCGGCCATTTCACCGTTGGCCAGCAAACGAATATTCTTCAATCCCCGCCAAAGCCCCGGCAACACCACTCCCAATCCTACCATGGGAAAAAGGAATACCATCGCCACCGACGGCCCAAATACCGCCCGCCGCATTCCCTGAATTCGCGAGCGATCCGGCCTGCCTGCGGGAAACTCGACCGTCATATGACCGCCCGGCTTCTTGCCTATCCTTCCTGTTCTATACGAGATTCCTTCAAAGCCCGTCCCGCCGGTCTCAAACTTATAATGGTATGCATAAATGGGCACGCCTCTGCTGTGCCTGCCCCCTCCCTCCGTGTAACTCGTGCTGTCAACCTGTGTTACTTCGGCACTCGCAGTTTCCAACTTTCCCCGCATCACAAAGGCAGACGTGTAATCTCCCTTGACCCCCATAGCCCAAACAAAAAACATCCCAAACCCAAAGAAAAACCACCCGAATGTCGAGAAAGTCCCGCCAAACAAAACCACCAACCGCGTGGACAACGGCACACTTCGCGGAGGACTGCTCGCTGAAATCATGGTGCTCATGACAATCCAATCAAACTCCCGGCAAATTCACCCCATCTCATGCCGCAAACCATCCCATCAGCCCCAACCAATTGAAAGTCCAATTTGAAGTGCGATGCAATCCCCCGCGCCAGCAATCAATTTATGGTAGGGAATATTGCCCGTCTGGAAAGACCTGCGCCGTTTCCGTGACCTCCCTCATGCTCCAATCCAATTCACCGTGGTCAACGCGTAGGCGATCTACGATG encodes the following:
- a CDS encoding DUF3592 domain-containing protein, translated to MSTMISASSPPRSVPLSTRLVVLFGGTFSTFGWFFFGFGMFFVWAMGVKGDYTSAFVMRGKLETASAEVTQVDSTSYTEGGGRHSRGVPIYAYHYKFETGGTGFEGISYRTGRIGKKPGGHMTVEFPAGRPDRSRIQGMRRAVFGPSVAMVFLFPMVGLGVVLPGLWRGLKNIRLLANGEMAEGRLVSKTATNVQVNKRTVYELTFTFCDSQGQVRQASTKTHLPERLEDDRREVLVYDRNDYKYAALLDNLPGELALTERGEIKPCRFGAVLKVILVLLLVWSAVAGGFVVKLFQK